Proteins co-encoded in one Setaria viridis chromosome 9, Setaria_viridis_v4.0, whole genome shotgun sequence genomic window:
- the LOC117835650 gene encoding F-box protein At5g07610 — MGPSKKCASAAADLTDDLIVEILSRLPAKSICRFKCVSWHWYNLITRPEHRKKIPQTLSGFFYPTCRLGQENDVLTFPDFVDIMGEEELPFSDPPLSFLTGYRLIDPKICCNGLLLCLCWKVSPSDKANYVVCNPATEKWVALPESNHDSDACAHYLGFDPAASSHFHVFQLLEEDEDYGYTVRVNISIYSSERGAWSHKGNIWSSELKVDDSKGVFLNGMLHLMIYDFKILAVDTEGKTWRTIPLLETMRVENPFGAPLSFIGQSQGRLYYINMRDVNTSILLVWILEDYDSGEWICKYSISASQLFGKKGLRFEQDYFFIGIHPDCNLIYFVLRCEDMLMSYDMYHGKVSVICSLKEHLRDSFIPYLPYVPFLSDSVADQG; from the coding sequence ATGGGTCCATCGAAGAAGTgtgccagcgccgccgccgacctcaccGATGATCTTATCGTCGAGATCCTGTCGCGGCTTCCGGCAAAATCGATCTGCCGCTTCAAGTGCGTTTCCTGGCACTGGTACAACCTAATCACCCGCCCAGAGCACCGCAAGAAGATCCCCCAGACGCTCTCCGGCTTCTTTTACCCCACCTGCAGGCTCGGCCAAGAGAACGATGTGCTCACGTTTCCCGATTTCGTTGATATCATGGGGGAGGAAGAGCTTCCATTTTCAGATCCCCCGTTGTCCTTCTTGACCGGATACAGGCTGATTGATCCAAAGATCTGCTGCAATGGCCTTCTTCTCTGCCTCTGCTGGAAGGTCTCCCCCAGTGATAAAGCTAATTATGTTGTGTGCAATCCTGCAACAGAGAAATGGGTTGCCTTGCCTGAGTCCAACCACGACAGTGATGCGTGTGCACACTATTTGGGTTTTGACCCAGCTGCCTCCTCCCACTTCCATGTGTTCCAGCTCCTAGAGGAAGATGAGGATTATGGATATACTGTTCGTGTGAATATCAGTATCTACTCGTCAGAGAGAGGTGCATGGAGTCACAAGGGAAATATTTGGAGCAGTGAGCTGAAGGTAGATGATTCTAAAGGTGTTTTTCTTAATGGAATGTTGCATTTGATGATCTATGATTTCAAGATACTTGCAGTGGACACAGAGGGGAAGACATGGAGGACCATTCCTTTGCTGGAAACTATGCGTGTTGAAAACCCTTTTGGAGCCCCTCTTTCTTTTATTGGCCAATCTCAGGGGCGATTGTATTACATAAATATGAGGGACGTCAATACCTCTATATTGTTAGTCTGGATTCTTGAGGACTATGACAGTGGTGAATGGATATGTAAGTACAGCATTAGCGCTTCACAGCTTTTTGGAAAGAAGGGTCTCAGGTTTGAACAGGACTACTTTTTCATCGGGATCCACCCAGATTGCAATTTGATTTACTTTGTTTTGAGGTGTGAAGATATGCTGATGTCTTATGACATGTACCATGGGAAAGTTTCTGTTATATGCAGTCTCAAAGAGCATTTGCGTGACTCATTTATTCCATATCTTCCGTATGTTCCATTTCTCTCGGATTCAGTGGCCGATCAAGGCTAG
- the LOC117836751 gene encoding F-box protein At5g07610, translating into MDHSKKRASATADLTDDLIVEILSRLPAKSICRFKCVSWHWYGLITNPEHRKKIPQTLSGFFYRSYKLNHEKDMVIFPDFVGIMGDEEQPFSDPSLTFITGYKLIIPKICCNGLLFCLCWKVYPRDESDYVVCNPATEKWVVLPESGDENIALVYCFGFDPAISPYFYVFQITDEDDDYGYIDGVNIYSPETGAWSRNKNGWGNELHLVDRGAVFLNGMLHLLTYDFKILAVDTQGKRWRTIPLLETMTVSCFWKGPEAFIGQSQGLLYYINMRAGDTSKLSVWILEGYDSGEWIFKYSINTSQIFGEKDLMFERDYALIAIHPECNLIYFVWRCEDMLMSYDMDRGKVCVSSLKEHLYDRPFLPYLPYVPFLSDSLSATRLGT; encoded by the coding sequence ATGGATCATTCCAAGAAGCgtgccagcgccaccgccgaccTCACCGACGACCTCATTGTCGAGATCCTCTCGCGGCTGCCAGCCAAATCGATCTGCCGCTTCAAGTGCGTTTCCTGGCACTGGTACGGCCTAATCACCAACCCCGAGCACCGCAAGAAGATTCCCCAGACGCTGTCCGGCTTCTTCTACCGCAGCTACAAGCTCAACCATGAGAAAGACATGGTAATATTTCCAGATTTCGTTGGCATCATGGGGGACGAAGAGCAGCCATTTTCAGACCCTTCGTTGACCTTCATCACCGGCTACAAGCTGATTATTCCAAAGATCTGCTGCAATGGCCTTCTCTTCTGCCTCTGCTGGAAAGTCTACCCAAGGGACGAAAGCGATTATGTTGTGTGCAATCCTGCCACAGAGAAATGGGTTGTCCTGCCGGAATCAGGGGACGAAAACATTgctttggtgtactgttttggTTTTGACCCAGCCATCTCCCCCTACTTCTATGTGTTCCAAATTACAGACGAGGATGATGATTATGGATACATCGATGGTGTGAATATCTACTCACCGGAGACAGGTGCATGGAGTCGCAATAAAAATGGTTGGGGCAATGAGCTTCACCTAGTCGATAGAGGAGCTGTTTTTCTCAATGGAATGTTGCATCTGCTGACTTATGATTTCAAGATATTGGCAGTGGACACACAGGGGAAGAGATGGAGGACGATTCCTTTGCTGGAAACTATGACTGTCTCGTGCTTTTGGAAAGGTCCTGAAGCATTTATTGGTCAATCTCAAGGGCTATTGTATTACATAAATATGAGAGCTGGTGATACCTCTAAATTGTCAGTCTGGATTCTTGAGGGCTATGACAGTGGTGAATGGATATTCAAGTACAGCATTAACACTTCACAGATTTTCGGAGAGAAGGATCTTATGTTTGAACGGGACTATGCTTTGATTGCGATCCATCCAGAATGCAATTTGATTTACTTTGTTTGGAGGTGCGAGGACATGCTGATGTCATATGACATGGATCGTGGTAAAGTTTGTGTTAGCAGTCTCAAAGAGCATCTGTATGACCGTCCATTTCTTCCATATCTTCCATATGTTCCATTTCTCTCTGATTCACTGTCTGCTACAAGGCTAGGAACATAA
- the LOC117839894 gene encoding arabinosyltransferase RRA3, with amino-acid sequence MAFGGRRDGPLMLRGGGSGGGKPLSRGSRIAVAVAVGVALGCVCAFLYPDGIFRPSASALHWSSHVDSTACESTGQVTNLKSQLVSLERQNAEMRRQINELSMKLQLAGQGKDETLYKAGPFGTAKALRTNPTVIPDESVNPRLAKILEEVAVKKELIVALANSNVREMLEVWFTNIKRVGIPNFLVVALDDNIESFCKSKGVPVYRRDPDEGIDNIAKTGGNHAVSGLKFRVLREFLQLGYSILLSDIDIIFLRNPFDHLYRDSDVESMSDGHNNMTAYGFNDVFDEPSMGWARYAHTMRIWVYNSGFFYIRPTIPSIELLDRVAYRLSHEKAWDQAVFNEELFFPSRPGYEGLHASRRTMDIYFFMNSKVLFKTVRKDAQLRKLKPVIVHLNYHPDKLDRMKAVVEFYVNGKQDALQRFPDGSE; translated from the exons ATGGCcttcggcgggcggcgggacggtcCCCTCATGCTacggggcggcggcagcggcggcgggaaacCCCTGTCACGAGGGTCCCGGATCGCGGTGGCGGTCGCTGTCGGCGTCGCGCTTGGCTGTGTCTGCGCCTTCCTCTACCCCGACGGCATCTTCCGCCCTTCTGCCTCTGCCCTCCACTGGTCCAGCCAC GTTGACTCAACTGCTTGTGAATCAACAGGGCAAGTTACCAACCTTAAGTCCCAGTTGGTATCATTGGAGAGACAGAATGCTGAAATGAGGAGGCAGATTAACGAACTATCCATGAAACTTCAATTGGCTGGACAAGGAAAAGATGAGACCCTGTACAAGGCTGGTCCTTTTGGAACTGCCAAGGCTTTGAGAACAAATCCAACTGTAATCCCTGATGAATCTGTTAATCCCAGGTTGGCCAAGATACTGGAAGAAGTTGCTGTGAAAAAGGAACTTATCGTTGCATTGGCAAACTCCAACGTGAGGGAGATGCTTGAAGTTTGGTTTACCAATATCAAACGAGTTGGTATTCCAAACTTCCTAGTTGTGGCATTGGATGACAATATAGAAAGCTTCTGCAAATCTAAAGGTGTTCCAGTCTACCGGCGTGATCCTGATGAAGGAATTGACAATATTGCAAAAACTGGAGGGAACCATGCCGTTTCTGGACTTAAGTTTCGTGTTTTAAGGGAGTTCTTGCAGCTCGGATATAGTATTCTCCTCTCTGACATTGATATTATTTTCCTGAGGAACCCATTCGATCACCTTTACAGAGATTCTGATGTAGAGTCCATGAGTGATGGCCACAACAACATGACAGCTTATGGTTTCAACGACGTGTTTGATGAGCCATCTATGGGTTGGGCCAGATATGCTCACACAATGCGGATCTGGGTTTACAACTCCGGCTTTTTCTACATAAGACCAACAATTCCTTCTATTGAACTTCTGGATCGTGTAGCTTACCGCCTTTCTCATGAGAAGGCATGGGACCAAGCAGTCTTCAATGAGGAACTGTTCTTCCCATCTCGTCCAGGTTATGAAGGTCTTCATGCATCCAGGAGAACCATGGATATATATTTCTTCATGAACAGCAAAGTTCTCTTCAAAACTGTGAGGAAAGACGCTCAGCTCAGGAAGTTAAAGCCAGTGATTGTGCATTTGAACTATCATCCTGACAAGTTAGATCGGATGAAAGCTGTTGTTGAGTTCTATGTGAATGGAAAGCAAGATGCGCTGCAACGTTTCCCTGATGGGTCAGAATGA